Below is a window of Xiphophorus maculatus strain JP 163 A chromosome 19, X_maculatus-5.0-male, whole genome shotgun sequence DNA.
aacagctaaaacagaGATAACTATAATATGAATATAGGATCCCCCACCCTCTGAAACTTTAACGTTGTACTGGTTCACCGCCTTCTTGTGCTCTCTGCCTTTAACTACTTCCACTGTCTCACAGGTGTAAAGGCCTTCATCAGTGAAGGAAGGTGTTAAAACGAGTCCCTGGCTGAGCAGAATGTGTCGGGGACCGGGCTCAAGGATTTTACCAGAGAAGCGCCATCTCATGGGGAGATTGGTATCAGGGGAGCAGGGGAGGAACTGTGCGACGTCAGCTGTGAGGTGGATGTCGGTAATCTGCTTTGACACTGTGGGAGAAGCCAAAACAGCCATTAAAATTATCCTACTTTTCTCCTCGCTAAGGTAAATGTGTGTAAAGAGCTTTATGTGGGGAATACTTGCAATGAGAGCTTGGGCAAATTCTAACACCACCATCAATGAGGTTCTGGATCCTGACACAAATGAATTAAATCCTCTGATTATCAACGTAGCACATAATGAACATGTCTTGGTTAGTGTGACATACATGGAAAATTTTGAAGCaccagcaacagcagcacacaGGCCTTTGAGGTGGTCCCAGCCACAGTATGGATCTCTGGCTATAAGGCAGTCAGCACAGGATGTGTAGCGGCTGCAGTCCCTCACACTGAGCTGAGCAACAGCAGTTCTAGTTGCGCTGTACAGCTGACCCTGCAGATCATCAGAGTTCAAAGGTTAGCTCCAGGTCCATTTAGTCTACAGACATGTAGCTGTAACCTACTCTTCTAGAGAGCTGAAGGAAGCGAATGGGCTGAGGATTCTTAAACAGCTGCAACTCCTCAATGATTCGCCCTCCATCATCACCAGACCACACCGCCTTCTGCAGCCAACCAGAGTCTGGAGGACAGAACAAGTTGAACTAAATat
It encodes the following:
- the LOC111612214 gene encoding semaphorin-4D-like; translated protein: MRASGVRTSHDLPDATLLFVMNHPLMEQVVTPITGKPLLVRSTAQFSRIVVDKVTSLDGEQHNVMFISNNSGWLQKAVWSGDDGGRIIEELQLFKNPQPIRFLQLSRRGQLYSATRTAVAQLSVRDCSRYTSCADCLIARDPYCGWDHLKGLCAAVAGASKFSMIQNLIDGGVRICPSSHCNVKADYRHPPHS